From the genome of Desulfovibrio gilichinskyi, one region includes:
- a CDS encoding D-alanine--D-alanine ligase family protein — protein MKKIAAIVRNHVPSNASKDVQDVINQSRFVGKVLRGQGWSVVEVELGSDIGEVVSALRGIRPHVVFNLVESFMGSDELASMAPVIFRNLGYSFTGADSPVLFMTNDKLAAKRHLMSVDLPTPRGLDEIGLKRGRFSHKGRYIIKSRYEHASLGLDETSVIQADKAEDLLAAMEDQRQKLGGSCIAEEFIDGREFSVSLIESPSGECMILGSAEIAFRADMDVKIVGYQAKWDEGSDADKSTVRGFEFRKAEPELSRLLEKTALDCWEEMGLRGYARVDFRVDANGKAFIIDVNANPCLSEDAGFIATAMEAGWKPEEVISSIVKSALGKYAN, from the coding sequence ATGAAAAAAATTGCCGCAATTGTGAGAAATCATGTTCCATCCAACGCTTCTAAGGATGTTCAGGATGTCATAAATCAAAGTAGATTTGTGGGAAAAGTACTTCGTGGACAGGGCTGGAGTGTTGTTGAAGTGGAACTTGGTTCCGATATCGGCGAAGTTGTATCTGCACTGCGCGGCATAAGGCCGCATGTAGTTTTTAATCTTGTTGAAAGCTTTATGGGATCGGATGAATTAGCCAGTATGGCTCCCGTGATATTCCGAAATCTGGGTTATTCGTTCACCGGAGCGGACAGCCCTGTACTGTTTATGACAAACGATAAACTGGCCGCTAAACGGCATCTGATGTCTGTAGATTTACCGACACCCCGCGGGCTTGATGAAATAGGTTTAAAGCGCGGGCGTTTCAGTCATAAGGGGCGTTATATAATTAAAAGCAGATATGAGCATGCATCTCTTGGACTTGATGAGACTTCAGTGATTCAGGCTGATAAAGCAGAGGATCTTCTTGCGGCAATGGAAGATCAAAGGCAGAAGCTCGGCGGTTCCTGCATTGCGGAAGAGTTTATAGATGGTCGTGAATTCAGCGTATCTCTAATTGAATCACCCAGTGGGGAATGCATGATTCTCGGTTCCGCCGAGATTGCTTTCCGGGCCGACATGGATGTAAAAATTGTCGGCTATCAGGCAAAATGGGATGAAGGATCTGATGCTGATAAATCCACAGTCAGAGGGTTTGAGTTCCGTAAAGCTGAGCCTGAGCTGTCCAGACTTTTGGAAAAAACTGCGCTTGATTGCTGGGAAGAAATGGGTCTTAGAGGATATGCCCGTGTTGATTTCAGAGTGGATGCCAATGGAAAAGCCTTCATCATTGATGTGAATGCCAATCCTTGTCTTTCTGAAGATGCCGGATTCATTGCTACAGCGATGGAAGCCGGATGGAAACCGGAGGAAGTCATTTCTTCAATCGTTAAGAGTGCGTTGGGGAAATATGCAAACTAA
- a CDS encoding mechanosensitive ion channel domain-containing protein, protein MLWTATRIKSFLFCTIIAFTLSVVSASGSFAESDQNLDMLRSRVHSFQAFEVEEMATYAQIDALLLAMRKNYAQALQQFQYILISERASTGSPIDRKQVKNDLNQLREKIKNSLNKLEDAQEECVSRIDVINSFENISIPSDIPEPLKILYRSNLTSIANLRYKSKSQLAKIELQLKEGERVLARLEKLEQGEKHNLLQLWSSYLLAGKNPVFSINFWTTSFQNNNWWSIKSSELKSAFESYDENALMHLSIFAIIILAGVALKSFLERQVDWKDLLGENHLKIKSLFSISLVGFALYAATRITFPSTMEPLEILSFGLFLISVLKIAKYVCTDDHKVARGRTRTAVLFTLSSFLLALHVPGKWVTLIFLGFLITSWLLSSIPAWKKTRFKGVLDSTRKSSFLSPLVIISFFGFGRLACFLAILWSLSIFIRSFGMLWGQVLFLSTEKNVKLLNGLIRNLAVPLGWTIAFSVAYFWLVGFFGQSTVWNVLAMNTGWEGYSISVGSVVSVLVLFFITQNSVSAFKVSIELLGRKWPRGKRGAVPSMQTLFSYAVWSLFALLAMRILGLNLTSIAVIAGGLSVGIGFGLQNIVNNFISGLILLFGRSIQQGDVIELNSLWCTVKNIHIRTTLVETFENAVIMIPNSDLVTNQVTNWTKNNSILRRDILVGVAYGSDTELVRKTLLEVAKEHVHILDKPEPYVHFNDFGASSLDFILRVWIDDIDNTIKTLSELRFAIDKYFRRDNIEIAFPQMDIHFKDSPLTVDMLGQNKDAGGNLS, encoded by the coding sequence ATGCTTTGGACCGCAACTAGAATTAAATCATTTTTGTTTTGCACAATTATAGCTTTTACCCTGTCAGTTGTATCTGCCTCCGGTTCGTTTGCTGAATCAGATCAAAATCTTGATATGCTTAGAAGCAGAGTGCACAGCTTTCAAGCCTTTGAAGTGGAAGAAATGGCGACCTATGCGCAAATTGATGCTTTGCTTTTGGCTATGCGGAAGAATTACGCTCAGGCACTGCAACAATTTCAGTACATCCTTATTTCCGAGCGGGCCTCAACGGGTTCTCCTATTGACCGCAAGCAGGTTAAAAACGATCTAAATCAACTGCGGGAAAAAATTAAGAATTCACTAAACAAACTCGAAGATGCACAGGAAGAATGCGTTTCCAGAATTGATGTTATCAACTCATTCGAAAACATTTCCATACCTTCGGATATACCGGAACCGCTTAAAATTCTATATCGAAGCAATCTTACCTCCATAGCTAACTTACGGTACAAATCTAAAAGTCAGCTTGCAAAAATTGAATTACAATTGAAAGAAGGGGAGCGAGTTCTAGCACGTCTGGAAAAACTGGAACAGGGTGAAAAACACAACCTTCTGCAGTTATGGAGCTCCTATTTATTAGCTGGGAAAAATCCTGTTTTCAGCATCAATTTCTGGACGACCTCTTTTCAAAACAACAACTGGTGGTCGATTAAAAGTTCTGAACTTAAAAGTGCTTTCGAAAGCTATGATGAAAACGCTCTAATGCACCTATCTATCTTTGCAATAATCATATTGGCAGGCGTAGCTCTAAAGAGTTTTCTGGAGCGGCAGGTAGACTGGAAGGACTTACTTGGCGAGAACCATCTTAAAATTAAATCTCTTTTCAGTATCTCTCTGGTTGGCTTTGCCCTCTATGCAGCAACCAGAATAACATTTCCATCTACCATGGAACCTCTTGAAATACTCTCCTTCGGTCTTTTCCTGATTTCGGTGTTAAAAATTGCTAAATATGTTTGCACTGATGATCATAAGGTGGCCAGAGGACGCACGCGAACAGCGGTCCTGTTTACACTCAGTTCTTTTTTACTTGCTCTGCATGTTCCGGGCAAATGGGTTACACTGATTTTCCTAGGTTTTCTTATAACCTCTTGGCTTTTAAGTTCTATCCCGGCATGGAAAAAAACAAGATTCAAAGGAGTGCTTGATTCTACCAGAAAAAGCAGTTTTCTCAGTCCGCTCGTCATTATATCTTTTTTTGGATTTGGCAGGCTGGCATGCTTTCTGGCTATTCTCTGGTCCCTTAGCATATTTATCCGCTCATTCGGAATGCTCTGGGGGCAAGTACTGTTTTTAAGTACTGAAAAAAATGTAAAACTGCTTAACGGGCTGATTCGCAACTTGGCAGTTCCGCTGGGATGGACAATTGCATTCAGTGTTGCTTATTTCTGGCTGGTCGGATTTTTCGGGCAGAGCACTGTATGGAATGTTCTGGCTATGAACACAGGCTGGGAGGGATATTCAATCTCTGTCGGTAGTGTTGTCTCTGTACTTGTTCTTTTCTTCATAACCCAAAACAGCGTTTCAGCATTCAAGGTTTCCATAGAACTTTTAGGGCGAAAATGGCCTCGCGGTAAGCGGGGAGCTGTCCCTTCAATGCAGACACTGTTTTCATATGCAGTCTGGTCACTTTTCGCACTTTTAGCTATGCGTATTCTGGGCCTGAACCTCACAAGCATAGCTGTTATCGCAGGTGGACTTAGTGTCGGTATCGGTTTCGGCCTTCAGAATATTGTTAACAACTTCATCAGCGGCCTTATTCTGCTCTTCGGAAGATCAATTCAGCAGGGCGATGTCATTGAATTAAACTCTCTTTGGTGCACAGTAAAAAACATTCACATCCGCACCACTCTCGTTGAAACTTTTGAAAATGCCGTAATAATGATCCCTAACTCAGATCTCGTGACTAATCAGGTTACGAACTGGACAAAGAATAATTCTATACTCCGCCGTGATATATTAGTCGGAGTAGCATACGGTTCTGACACAGAATTAGTACGTAAAACATTGCTGGAAGTTGCAAAGGAACATGTTCATATTCTTGATAAACCGGAACCGTATGTTCATTTTAATGATTTCGGTGCAAGCAGTCTCGACTTTATACTGCGCGTGTGGATAGATGATATTGATAACACTATCAAAACGCTCTCAGAGCTCCGCTTTGCAATCGACAAATATTTCCGGCGCGACAATATTGAAATTGCTTTCCCGCAAATGGATATTCACTTCAAAGACAGCCCTCTCACAGTGGATATGCTCGGCCAAAACAAAGATGCCGGAGGCAATCTTTCCTAA
- a CDS encoding KamA family radical SAM protein, with product MIEIAESSELEPPLSLNNFAKVWSDAGNENKFADSSLKEFRKRVYPTISDREWDDWRWQIANRVKDVDTIEKVLGDSMAGAMPLSKGLPAAVTPYYLGVVASSGSTGLRRCIEPTVHEFMDDANESADPLGEEGHMVAPGLVHRYPDRVLFLVTDYCSTYCRYCTRSRLVGKTGRPHSMKNWKSAIEYIKKTPTVRDVLLSGGDPLTLPDEKLDWLLTELRAIPHVEIVRIGSKVPAVLPQRITPELVKMLRKHHPLFMSLHFTHPDELTAETAKACAMLADAGIPLGSQTVLLKDVNDEVETMTKLMQGLLKIRVRPYYLYQCDPIPGSAHFRTRVEKGLEMIQGLRGHTSGYAVPSYVIDAPGGGGKIPLLPEYYMGRNEKGVILRNYEGKIYSYPDPEPCAETCTGFAKA from the coding sequence ATGATTGAAATCGCTGAAAGCTCAGAATTGGAGCCTCCCCTTTCGTTGAATAATTTTGCGAAGGTGTGGTCAGATGCAGGGAATGAGAATAAATTTGCAGACTCATCTTTAAAAGAATTCCGGAAACGCGTTTATCCTACAATTTCCGATAGAGAGTGGGACGATTGGCGTTGGCAGATAGCAAACCGGGTCAAAGACGTAGATACCATTGAGAAAGTTCTCGGTGATTCAATGGCAGGAGCCATGCCTCTGAGTAAAGGGCTTCCTGCGGCAGTAACCCCGTATTATTTGGGTGTTGTTGCTTCTTCCGGTTCAACAGGTCTTCGTCGTTGTATAGAGCCGACGGTACATGAATTTATGGATGACGCTAATGAAAGCGCTGATCCGCTCGGTGAAGAAGGGCATATGGTTGCCCCGGGATTGGTACACAGATATCCTGACCGTGTACTTTTTCTGGTGACAGATTATTGCTCTACATATTGCCGTTATTGCACCCGCTCAAGGCTTGTCGGTAAAACCGGCCGTCCTCATTCCATGAAAAATTGGAAGAGTGCAATTGAGTACATAAAGAAAACTCCGACCGTTCGTGATGTTTTGCTGTCAGGCGGAGATCCGTTAACCCTTCCTGATGAAAAGCTGGATTGGTTGCTTACGGAACTACGGGCTATTCCTCATGTGGAAATTGTACGAATCGGATCGAAGGTTCCGGCTGTTCTGCCTCAGCGTATCACTCCGGAGCTTGTGAAGATGCTTAGAAAGCATCATCCGCTTTTTATGAGTTTGCATTTTACTCACCCGGATGAGCTTACTGCTGAAACAGCAAAGGCATGCGCCATGCTGGCGGATGCAGGTATCCCTCTGGGCAGTCAGACAGTCCTTTTGAAAGATGTGAATGATGAAGTTGAGACCATGACAAAGTTGATGCAGGGACTGCTTAAAATCAGGGTTCGTCCTTACTATCTGTACCAGTGCGATCCAATTCCCGGTTCTGCTCATTTCAGAACACGGGTCGAAAAAGGTTTGGAAATGATACAGGGATTACGCGGCCATACTTCCGGCTATGCAGTTCCAAGTTATGTCATTGATGCTCCCGGAGGGGGAGGTAAGATTCCGCTTCTGCCTGAATATTATATGGGTAGAAATGAAAAAGGTGTTATCCTTAGGAACTACGAAGGCAAAATTTACAGTTACCCTGATCCGGAACCATGTGCTGAAACATGTACCGGATTTGCGAAGGCATAA
- a CDS encoding sigma-54 interaction domain-containing protein yields MRNYMIVTPDAQAQATLDAILSSSGEGVSLYDIAAVRSALVAHPADVIFVDYNLLMENCSVYSDGMSAIWQGHTEVEVVVLVQPEGVRRAVDAMKSGAADYLTYPVSPGEVQVVLESLDKTLMLHSKLDYLRDQFWNEDALHVVRTDSVAMHDVFDKVRQMAGTRTTVLLTGETGTGKSLIAKLIHTHSSRKEHPFVSVHCGAVPDTLIESELFGHEKGAFTGAIKRKIGKFGLAEGGTLFLDEIGTISKSMQIKLLNFLQERTIQRVGSDESISVDVRIVAATNEDLLDMCEKGLFRKDLYYRLNVFPIEIPPLRDRKSDILSFAEVFVSHFSKQLGKNIKGVHPKVIDAFQRHHWSGNVRELENLIERACILEEGDLISPASIPHEMLGLRQGDEGGRPDISMAIGRARQIVVDKFEKEYLSELLEASHGKIKDAAKWAGITPRQLHKLMNRHGLQRRQFRLPVKKGTVDSQ; encoded by the coding sequence ATGCGTAATTATATGATTGTAACACCTGATGCTCAGGCACAAGCGACATTGGATGCTATTTTGTCTTCTTCCGGCGAAGGTGTTTCTCTGTACGATATTGCGGCTGTCAGATCTGCCCTTGTTGCGCATCCTGCTGATGTTATATTTGTAGATTATAATCTTCTCATGGAAAATTGTTCAGTATATAGCGATGGTATGAGTGCTATCTGGCAAGGGCATACCGAAGTTGAGGTTGTTGTTCTCGTACAGCCGGAAGGTGTGCGGCGTGCTGTGGATGCGATGAAGTCCGGAGCTGCTGACTATTTAACCTATCCTGTAAGTCCTGGCGAAGTTCAGGTTGTTCTTGAAAGTCTGGATAAGACTTTGATGCTCCATAGTAAATTGGACTATTTACGCGACCAGTTCTGGAATGAAGATGCCTTACACGTTGTCAGAACTGACAGTGTTGCAATGCATGACGTGTTCGATAAAGTTCGCCAGATGGCCGGAACCAGAACAACCGTCCTTTTGACAGGGGAGACCGGGACCGGAAAAAGTCTTATTGCGAAACTTATACATACGCATAGCTCAAGAAAGGAGCATCCTTTTGTCAGTGTTCATTGCGGAGCTGTTCCTGATACTCTTATTGAAAGTGAGCTTTTCGGTCACGAGAAAGGAGCCTTTACCGGAGCCATTAAGCGTAAAATCGGTAAATTCGGTCTTGCCGAGGGCGGAACCCTTTTTCTTGATGAAATCGGTACAATTTCTAAATCTATGCAGATTAAGCTGCTGAATTTTCTTCAGGAACGGACCATCCAGCGGGTCGGAAGCGATGAATCTATTTCAGTTGATGTGCGAATAGTCGCTGCAACTAATGAAGATCTTCTGGATATGTGTGAAAAAGGTCTTTTCAGAAAAGATCTTTATTATCGACTCAATGTTTTTCCGATTGAAATACCACCGCTTCGCGATCGCAAAAGTGATATTTTGTCATTCGCTGAAGTATTTGTAAGTCATTTCAGTAAGCAGCTCGGTAAGAATATAAAAGGGGTTCATCCCAAAGTAATAGATGCTTTTCAGCGGCATCACTGGTCCGGAAATGTGCGTGAGCTTGAAAATCTGATCGAGCGGGCTTGTATTCTTGAGGAAGGAGATCTCATCAGTCCAGCAAGTATACCGCATGAGATGCTGGGCCTTCGGCAAGGTGATGAAGGCGGGCGGCCCGATATTTCTATGGCAATAGGCAGAGCCAGACAAATTGTTGTTGATAAATTTGAGAAGGAATATCTTTCAGAGCTTCTTGAAGCGTCACACGGCAAGATAAAAGATGCAGCAAAATGGGCCGGTATAACTCCGCGTCAGCTGCATAAATTAATGAATCGTCACGGATTACAGCGTAGACAGTTCAGGCTGCCGGTGAAAAAGGGAACTGTCGATTCACAATGA
- a CDS encoding diguanylate cyclase, which translates to MQKNAKLYLLGTLAFCLFLTIILTGLGELVIRLDTEHEESIQHDILLNSGAMISQNILKDITHGIFVTETLEALLKSSNYQTDNFNDWGRQIVVNDSAASAVQLAPNGIVSYIFPLKGNEGAMGHNLLKDKRRDDGALKAVQTREITFVGPIKLIQNGKYAVIARKPVFRVINGEEKFWGFTIALMLVEDILPPEIHNIEKQGYLIKLEGDDPDSTKKPLLYISDNWKNKNGISMPVDVPNGQWTLKLEHAPVHNKYYDPFRKTVFFVALTISIYIFIQQFLLQKKQKEILLLNEKLTELSMKDELTDSGNRRAGMQLLDYQIKQSKRYKQKLSIAMIDIDYFKRVNDEHGHAAGDSVLRHLSSSLKTSLRKSNSIFRLGGDEFLIIFPQTNLNDCALVIQNMNQYIKNHTCKLDAANINLSLSIGIAEYITEESMESLLRRVDMKLYEAKDAGRNTVKY; encoded by the coding sequence ATGCAAAAAAATGCAAAACTTTATTTATTAGGAACATTAGCATTTTGCTTATTTCTTACAATTATTTTAACCGGCCTCGGTGAATTAGTTATCCGGCTGGATACTGAACATGAAGAATCCATTCAACATGACATATTGTTAAACAGTGGCGCCATGATATCTCAAAACATACTGAAAGATATAACACATGGGATATTCGTAACAGAAACTCTTGAAGCACTTTTAAAATCCAGCAACTATCAGACAGATAATTTTAACGATTGGGGCCGCCAGATTGTCGTAAACGATTCCGCTGCAAGTGCTGTACAGCTTGCCCCGAATGGAATCGTATCATATATTTTCCCGCTCAAAGGAAATGAAGGGGCCATGGGCCACAACCTGCTCAAAGATAAAAGACGCGACGATGGAGCACTCAAAGCCGTTCAAACCAGAGAAATCACTTTTGTCGGTCCGATAAAACTTATCCAAAACGGTAAGTATGCAGTAATCGCGCGGAAGCCTGTCTTCAGAGTTATTAACGGTGAAGAAAAATTTTGGGGATTCACAATAGCCCTTATGCTTGTAGAAGACATACTACCACCGGAAATACACAATATTGAGAAACAGGGATATTTAATAAAACTTGAAGGGGATGACCCGGATAGTACAAAAAAACCATTGCTGTATATTTCCGACAACTGGAAAAATAAAAACGGTATCAGCATGCCTGTAGACGTTCCAAACGGGCAATGGACTTTAAAGCTTGAACACGCCCCGGTTCACAATAAGTATTATGATCCTTTTAGAAAGACTGTTTTTTTTGTTGCCCTGACCATTTCTATTTATATTTTTATTCAGCAATTTTTATTACAAAAGAAGCAAAAAGAAATACTTCTACTTAATGAGAAACTGACTGAGCTGTCGATGAAAGATGAGCTTACCGACTCAGGAAACAGAAGAGCAGGAATGCAGCTTCTTGATTATCAAATTAAACAATCTAAAAGATATAAACAAAAGCTCTCCATTGCTATGATAGATATCGACTACTTTAAGCGGGTGAACGATGAGCATGGTCACGCCGCCGGGGACTCCGTGCTAAGGCATCTATCATCAAGCCTCAAGACTTCACTTAGAAAAAGTAACTCCATTTTCAGGCTTGGCGGAGATGAATTTTTAATTATTTTCCCTCAGACGAATCTTAATGATTGCGCATTAGTTATTCAAAATATGAATCAATATATTAAAAACCATACCTGCAAATTAGATGCAGCAAATATCAACCTCAGCCTGTCTATAGGTATTGCTGAATACATAACTGAAGAATCAATGGAATCGCTACTGCGCCGTGTTGATATGAAGTTGTATGAGGCCAAAGACGCAGGGCGAAACACAGTCAAATATTAA
- a CDS encoding TIGR00341 family protein: MPLRVIEIVTPREDKEEVIKSLEEHRPDEGYVFWASPLDDDSALSFRVILDVQESENVLDKLENLFSWNEKYRIIVFAAEATIPRLKIPEKEEPEVTQNDKNAEVTIKNRISREELYSDVLDTSVMSKSYVMLVIFSALVAVIGLMRGNVAIIIGAMVLAPLLGPNVGFSLATTLGDKKLALESSKTLAVGVALAFLVSLGAGLLLGLPKISSELLLRSTTSFSDIILAIVSGAAGIISFTLGVPTSLVGVMVALSILPPLSACGIFLGAGETGHAAGAGLLFLTNIICLNLAGVVTFLLQGIQPLTWWDRERAKVTAIRMAFLWGIMLAILILFLYFGIIS; the protein is encoded by the coding sequence ATGCCTTTGCGAGTAATAGAAATAGTTACACCGCGTGAAGACAAAGAGGAGGTTATTAAATCTCTTGAAGAACATAGACCTGATGAAGGCTACGTGTTCTGGGCATCTCCGCTGGACGATGACTCCGCTCTGTCCTTCAGAGTAATACTTGATGTTCAGGAATCTGAGAATGTACTTGATAAGCTTGAAAACCTTTTTTCATGGAATGAAAAATATCGAATTATTGTGTTCGCAGCAGAAGCAACAATTCCACGCTTAAAAATTCCAGAAAAAGAAGAACCTGAAGTTACACAAAACGATAAAAACGCAGAAGTAACAATAAAAAACAGAATAAGCCGTGAAGAACTGTATTCCGATGTTCTAGACACGTCCGTTATGTCAAAAAGCTATGTGATGCTTGTTATTTTTTCTGCTCTGGTTGCGGTAATAGGACTTATGCGCGGCAACGTCGCTATCATAATCGGAGCCATGGTTCTTGCTCCCCTTTTAGGACCGAACGTAGGTTTTTCACTTGCCACAACACTCGGTGACAAAAAACTTGCTTTAGAATCATCCAAAACGCTTGCTGTCGGAGTTGCGCTGGCCTTTTTAGTATCACTCGGAGCGGGCTTATTACTGGGGTTGCCGAAGATTTCCTCAGAACTTTTACTAAGAAGCACTACCAGCTTTTCAGATATTATTTTAGCCATTGTTTCCGGCGCTGCAGGCATAATCTCATTCACACTCGGAGTGCCGACTTCACTTGTCGGAGTGATGGTTGCATTATCCATTTTACCGCCTCTCAGTGCCTGCGGAATTTTTCTGGGGGCAGGAGAAACCGGACATGCCGCCGGAGCAGGTCTACTTTTTCTCACCAATATTATATGTTTGAACTTAGCCGGAGTGGTGACTTTTTTACTCCAAGGGATACAGCCGTTAACATGGTGGGACCGTGAGCGAGCCAAAGTCACAGCAATTCGCATGGCTTTCCTCTGGGGGATAATGCTCGCGATTCTTATCCTATTCTTATATTTTGGAATTATCAGTTAG
- the corA gene encoding magnesium/cobalt transporter CorA, whose amino-acid sequence MARFLKNIDKKAGLPPGSLIFIGQQRMDEPRLRIIDFNPQTLRKEFIPSLEAAGPIKTTATTSWLNIDGLHDSDLIKRIGEEFDLPALMLEDIQDTGQRPKVEEYPDHVFITMKMLFLNEDQSEVWSEQLSAVLTENYLITFQERPGDVFEPVRNRIDNPNGKMRVRGCDYLLYTLLDCVVENYLKVIEKMGERIEEIEDEVLENPEPDLLEEINLYRREIAYVRKAVRPVREILSKLKNLDSEVIVHETMPYLRDLVSLEEQAVDSTEIYKEMLADLFSTYNMAIGSKLNDIMKFLTIFATIFIPLTFLAGIYGMNFESMPELHYKYGYYILLGAMSAVAVGMLLYFKKRKWI is encoded by the coding sequence ATGGCAAGATTTCTTAAAAATATAGACAAAAAAGCAGGACTACCGCCGGGATCACTGATCTTTATCGGACAACAGCGAATGGATGAGCCCCGTTTACGGATTATTGACTTTAATCCGCAAACACTACGGAAAGAATTCATCCCGTCACTTGAGGCAGCCGGCCCTATTAAAACCACTGCGACAACAAGTTGGCTCAATATAGACGGTTTGCATGATTCAGATTTAATTAAACGGATCGGTGAAGAATTTGACCTTCCCGCATTAATGCTTGAAGACATTCAAGACACCGGACAACGTCCCAAGGTTGAAGAATATCCTGACCATGTCTTCATTACCATGAAAATGCTTTTTTTAAATGAAGATCAAAGCGAAGTATGGTCTGAACAACTGAGCGCAGTTCTTACTGAAAATTATCTGATTACTTTTCAAGAGCGTCCGGGCGATGTTTTTGAACCGGTCAGAAACAGAATTGATAATCCAAACGGCAAAATGAGAGTACGGGGATGTGACTATTTATTATATACTCTCTTAGACTGCGTTGTAGAAAATTACTTGAAAGTTATTGAAAAAATGGGCGAACGCATTGAAGAAATTGAAGACGAAGTTCTGGAAAACCCTGAACCGGATCTTTTAGAAGAAATAAACTTATACAGACGGGAGATTGCATATGTACGCAAAGCGGTCCGACCTGTAAGAGAAATTTTATCTAAACTTAAAAATCTGGATTCAGAGGTGATAGTCCATGAAACTATGCCATACTTGCGCGATCTTGTAAGTCTGGAAGAACAAGCTGTTGATTCTACCGAAATTTACAAAGAAATGCTCGCAGACCTGTTTAGTACATATAATATGGCAATAGGCAGCAAACTTAATGACATCATGAAATTTCTGACTATTTTTGCCACAATTTTTATTCCGCTGACTTTTCTTGCCGGAATATACGGTATGAATTTTGAATCGATGCCTGAACTTCACTATAAATACGGTTATTATATTTTACTTGGAGCAATGAGTGCTGTGGCAGTAGGAATGCTACTCTACTTCAAGAAGAGAAAATGGATTTAG
- a CDS encoding D-alanine--D-alanine ligase family protein, with translation MKIGMTYDLKDDYLKRGFSFEEAAEFDSEVTIAGIENVLKKHGHTVDRIGNINDLVSRLASGGTWDMVFNIAEGLKGLGREAQVPALLDAWGIPYTFSGPELMSLTLHKAMTNAVVRSLGVATADNFLVRSVEDISSVNLQFPLFAKPVAEGTSKGISARSLVHNKAELRSICEELLETFRQPVLVETFLPGREFTVGILGSGSDSRIAGVIEVAAVGKGDSSAYTYENKQEWRERVSYELVDDEAAMSAASLALKAWRGLGCLDGGRIDVRLGRDGGPRFIEVNPLPGLNPESSDLPILWALGGGKYDVLIKEILHSALLRLGRIDAYRGAA, from the coding sequence ATGAAAATAGGCATGACATACGACCTTAAGGACGATTACCTGAAACGTGGATTTTCGTTCGAAGAGGCAGCAGAATTCGATTCCGAGGTAACTATTGCGGGAATTGAGAACGTCTTAAAGAAACACGGCCATACTGTAGACAGAATAGGTAATATTAATGACTTAGTCTCCCGCCTTGCGTCAGGCGGAACATGGGATATGGTTTTTAATATTGCTGAAGGTCTGAAAGGTCTCGGCCGTGAAGCTCAGGTTCCGGCTTTGCTTGATGCGTGGGGTATTCCTTATACATTCTCAGGGCCTGAACTTATGTCATTAACCTTGCACAAAGCCATGACAAACGCTGTGGTGCGCTCTTTGGGAGTTGCCACTGCGGATAACTTTCTGGTCAGAAGCGTTGAAGATATCTCCAGCGTAAATCTCCAGTTCCCACTGTTTGCCAAGCCCGTAGCGGAAGGCACCAGTAAAGGTATCAGTGCGCGTTCTCTGGTTCATAATAAAGCTGAACTTCGCAGTATCTGTGAAGAATTGCTTGAGACCTTCAGGCAGCCTGTCCTTGTTGAAACATTTCTGCCCGGACGTGAGTTCACCGTGGGAATACTTGGAAGCGGAAGTGACAGCCGGATTGCCGGAGTCATTGAAGTTGCGGCTGTAGGCAAAGGCGATTCCTCCGCCTATACTTATGAAAATAAGCAGGAATGGAGAGAACGAGTTTCCTATGAGCTTGTAGACGACGAAGCAGCCATGAGTGCAGCATCGCTTGCTCTTAAAGCATGGCGCGGTCTTGGATGTCTTGACGGTGGTCGCATTGACGTTCGCCTTGGACGTGACGGCGGACCAAGGTTCATTGAGGTAAATCCGCTTCCGGGGCTTAATCCTGAAAGTTCCGACCTTCCCATTTTGTGGGCACTTGGCGGTGGCAAGTATGATGTTTTAATTAAAGAAATTTTACACTCAGCGCTTCTTAGACTGGGCCGGATAGATGCTTACAGAGGCGCAGCATAA